A region of Scleropages formosus chromosome 2, fSclFor1.1, whole genome shotgun sequence DNA encodes the following proteins:
- the znf800a gene encoding zinc finger protein 800a isoform X1, with amino-acid sequence MERPHSALRKSSHFVRKQVEELDTEAQRISTRDQCCQTEEHRHDNCRQEADAPPGSDRTPTPPAFAIEPGDPAVLQRPLQTSKSGIQQIIECFRSGTAQLKHILLKEVDTIFECKLCRSMFRSLPNLIAHKEFYCFPTRLRVHEPPPEDSQSQALKDLLAAIYPRKDGPEYVVRLEPIESNQNAVFQFLTTEEEQLPQEEPEAVPPSEPDVTDEDPAESLEAARPAEPAVQQDPPQEQQEDSAHEEPEAVPPKEREEQEVKREQEEEEQKEEEEEEEGAKSWMDDVTISCCLCGKDFNSRRGVRRHCRKMHKAKLEELRKFTDTRTVPISLLSMVKDRSSCPPPVPGRSCPVCQKTFATKANVRRHFDEVHRGLRRDYITPDIATKPGQPLSLEPPGAARLRKQKTKMEYNLSACTCLLCKRKYSSQMMLKRHLHIVHKIDTVENGTAAKRSTTSCAKAKGETWGSAKSEGKGVPAAAFPPSEEELKSMSKARLRKLKLSMGFDFKQLYCKLCKRQFTTRQNLTKHMDLHMDGSEIYIKFYRCPLCSYESRRKRDVLRHMSVVHKKSSRYLDKILPSLESRAVKKPVELVLNNPFRKGLQKDVDGQQDPPAGPSSAQQSDPTGGPITRQQDAPETGGSVLKVSNNFVLHTCDVCGRAFGKKVYLESHRRTHKTTGTLKPPEESRKKGRSTRSKLFLW; translated from the exons ATGGAGAGGCCACACTCCGCTCTGAGGAAAAGTTCACACTTTGTACGGAAGCAG GTGGAGGAACTCGACACCGAAGCGCAGAGGATCTCGACCAGGGACCAGTGCTGCCAGACTGAAGAGCATCGCCATGACAACTGCAGACAGGAAGCAGACGCGCCCCCTGGCTCGGACCGCACCCCCACGCCTCCGG CGTTCGCCATCGAGCCGGGGGACCCCGCTGTACTGCAGCGGCCGCTCCAGACGTCCAAGTCTGGAATACAGCAGATAATCGAGTGTTTCCGCTCAG GCACAGCCCAGCTGAAACACATTCTCCTGAAAGAGGTGGACACCATCTTCGAGTGCAAGCTGTGCCGCAGCATGTTCCGCAGCCTGCCCAACCTCATCGCCCACAAGGAGTTCTACTGCTTTCCGACCCGGCTCAGGGTCCACG AACCACCTCCGGAGGACAGCCAGAGCCAAGCCTTGAAGGACCTGCTGGCGGCCATCTACCCTCGGAAGGATGGGCCTGAGTACGTGGTGAGGCTGGAACCCATCGAGAGCAACCAGAATGCCGTGTTCCAGTTCCTGACCacggaggaggagcagctgccCCAGGAGGAGCCGGAGGCCGTCCCTCCGTCAGAGCCAGACGTCACCGACGAAGATCCCGCCGAGAGTCTGGAGGCGGCCAGGCCAGCGGAGCCCGCAGTCCAGCAGGATCCTCCgcaagagcagcaggaggattCGGCGCACGAGGAGCCCGAAGCGGTGCCACCGAAGGAgagggaggagcaggaggtgaagcgcgagcaggaagaggaggagcagaaggaggaggaagaggaggaggagggtgccAAGAGCTGGATGGACGATGTGACGATCTCCTGCTGTCTGTGCGGGAAGGACTTCAACTCGCGGCGTGGTGTGCGGAGGCACTGCCGCAAGATGCACAAGGCCAAGTTGGAGGAGCTGAGGAAGTTCACGGACACTCGCACGGTGCCCATCAGCCTGCTCTCCATGGTGAAGGACCGCTCGAGTTGCCCTCCGCCGGTTCCCGGCCGCAGCTGCCCCGTGTGCCAGAAGACGTTCGCCACAAAGGCCAATGTGAGACGCCACTTCGACGAGGTGCACCGGGGCCTCCGGCGCGACTACATCACGCCTGACATCGCCACGAAGCCCGGCCAGCCGCTGTCGCTGGAGCCGCCGGGCGCTGCCCGCCTCCGCAAGCAGAAGACCAAGATGGAGTACAACTTGTCGGCTTGCACTTGTCTGCTCTGCAAGAGGAAGTACAGCTCCCAGATGATGTTGAAGAGGCATCTGCACATCGTCCACAAGATCGACACGGTGGAGAACGGCACCGCGGCCAAGCGCTCCACTACCTCCTGCGCCAAAGCCAAGGGCGAAACGTGGGGCTCGGCCAAAAGCGAGGGCAAAGGCGTGCCAGCGGCGGCTTTCCCTCCCAGCGAGGAGGAGCTCAAGAGCATGAGCAAGGCCAGGCTGCGGAAGCTCAAGCTCTCCATGGGCTTCGACTTCAAGCAGCTCTACTGCAAACTGTGCAAACGGCAGTTCACCACACGGCAGAACCTCACCAAGCACATGGACCTGCACATGGACGGCAGCGAAATCTACATCAAGTTCTACCGCTGCCCCCTCTGCAGCTATGAGTCGCGGCGCAAGCGCGACGTGCTCCGCCACATGAGTGTGGTGCACAAGAAGTCGTCGCGTTACCTCGACAAGATCCTGCCCTCCTTGGAGAGCCGGGCGGTGAAGAAGCCCGTGGAACTGGTCCTCAACAACCCGTTCAGGAAGGGCCTGCAGAAGGACGTCGACGGTCAGCAGGACCCCCCCGCCGGGCCTTCGAGCGCCCAGCAGTCCGACCCGACCGGCGGTCCCATCACCCGCCAGCAGGACGCCCCTGAGACGGGCGGCTCGGTCCTGAAGGTCTCCAATAATTTTGTGCTCCACACGTGTGACGTCTGCGGCCGAGCCTTTGGCAAAAAGGTATACCTGGAGTCTCATAGGCGGACCCACAAGACGACCGGCACGCTAAAGCCGCCCGAGGAGAGTAGGAAGAAGGGGCGCAGTACACGATCGAAGTTGTTCCTCTGGTGA
- the znf800a gene encoding zinc finger protein 800a isoform X2: MERPHSALRKSSHFVRKQVEELDTEAQRISTRDQCCQTEEHRHDNCRQEADAPPGSDRTPTPPAFAIEPGDPAVLQRPLQTSKSGIQQIIECFRSGTAQLKHILLKEVDTIFECKLCRSMFRSLPNLIAHKEFYCFPTRLRVHEPPPEDSQSQALKDLLAAIYPRKDGPEYVVRLEPIESNQNAVFQFLTTEEEQLPQEEPEAVPPSEPDVTDEDPAESLEAARPAEPAVQQDPPQEQQEDSAHEEPEAVPPKEREEQEVKREQEEEEQKEEEEEEEGAKSWMDDVTISCCLCGKDFNSRRGVRRHCRKMHKAKLEELRKFTDTRTVPISLLSMVKDRSSCPPPVPGRSCPVCQKTFATKANVRRHFDEVHRGLRRDYITPDIATKPGQPLSLEPPGAARLRKQKTKMEYNLSACTCLLCKRKYSSQMMLKRHLHIVHKIDTVENGTAAKRSTTSCAKAKGETWGSAKSEGKGVPAAAFPPSEEELKSMSKARLRKLKLSMGFDFKQLYCKLCKRQFTTRQNLTKHMDLHMDGSEIYIKFYRCPLCSYESRRKRDVLRHMSVVHKKSSRYLDKILPSLESRAVKKPVELVLNNPFRKGLQKDVDGQQDPPAGPSSAQQSDPTGGPITRQQDAPETGGSVLKVSNNFVLHTCDVCGRAFGKKVYLESHRRTHKTTGTLKPPEESRKKGRSTRSKLFL; the protein is encoded by the exons ATGGAGAGGCCACACTCCGCTCTGAGGAAAAGTTCACACTTTGTACGGAAGCAG GTGGAGGAACTCGACACCGAAGCGCAGAGGATCTCGACCAGGGACCAGTGCTGCCAGACTGAAGAGCATCGCCATGACAACTGCAGACAGGAAGCAGACGCGCCCCCTGGCTCGGACCGCACCCCCACGCCTCCGG CGTTCGCCATCGAGCCGGGGGACCCCGCTGTACTGCAGCGGCCGCTCCAGACGTCCAAGTCTGGAATACAGCAGATAATCGAGTGTTTCCGCTCAG GCACAGCCCAGCTGAAACACATTCTCCTGAAAGAGGTGGACACCATCTTCGAGTGCAAGCTGTGCCGCAGCATGTTCCGCAGCCTGCCCAACCTCATCGCCCACAAGGAGTTCTACTGCTTTCCGACCCGGCTCAGGGTCCACG AACCACCTCCGGAGGACAGCCAGAGCCAAGCCTTGAAGGACCTGCTGGCGGCCATCTACCCTCGGAAGGATGGGCCTGAGTACGTGGTGAGGCTGGAACCCATCGAGAGCAACCAGAATGCCGTGTTCCAGTTCCTGACCacggaggaggagcagctgccCCAGGAGGAGCCGGAGGCCGTCCCTCCGTCAGAGCCAGACGTCACCGACGAAGATCCCGCCGAGAGTCTGGAGGCGGCCAGGCCAGCGGAGCCCGCAGTCCAGCAGGATCCTCCgcaagagcagcaggaggattCGGCGCACGAGGAGCCCGAAGCGGTGCCACCGAAGGAgagggaggagcaggaggtgaagcgcgagcaggaagaggaggagcagaaggaggaggaagaggaggaggagggtgccAAGAGCTGGATGGACGATGTGACGATCTCCTGCTGTCTGTGCGGGAAGGACTTCAACTCGCGGCGTGGTGTGCGGAGGCACTGCCGCAAGATGCACAAGGCCAAGTTGGAGGAGCTGAGGAAGTTCACGGACACTCGCACGGTGCCCATCAGCCTGCTCTCCATGGTGAAGGACCGCTCGAGTTGCCCTCCGCCGGTTCCCGGCCGCAGCTGCCCCGTGTGCCAGAAGACGTTCGCCACAAAGGCCAATGTGAGACGCCACTTCGACGAGGTGCACCGGGGCCTCCGGCGCGACTACATCACGCCTGACATCGCCACGAAGCCCGGCCAGCCGCTGTCGCTGGAGCCGCCGGGCGCTGCCCGCCTCCGCAAGCAGAAGACCAAGATGGAGTACAACTTGTCGGCTTGCACTTGTCTGCTCTGCAAGAGGAAGTACAGCTCCCAGATGATGTTGAAGAGGCATCTGCACATCGTCCACAAGATCGACACGGTGGAGAACGGCACCGCGGCCAAGCGCTCCACTACCTCCTGCGCCAAAGCCAAGGGCGAAACGTGGGGCTCGGCCAAAAGCGAGGGCAAAGGCGTGCCAGCGGCGGCTTTCCCTCCCAGCGAGGAGGAGCTCAAGAGCATGAGCAAGGCCAGGCTGCGGAAGCTCAAGCTCTCCATGGGCTTCGACTTCAAGCAGCTCTACTGCAAACTGTGCAAACGGCAGTTCACCACACGGCAGAACCTCACCAAGCACATGGACCTGCACATGGACGGCAGCGAAATCTACATCAAGTTCTACCGCTGCCCCCTCTGCAGCTATGAGTCGCGGCGCAAGCGCGACGTGCTCCGCCACATGAGTGTGGTGCACAAGAAGTCGTCGCGTTACCTCGACAAGATCCTGCCCTCCTTGGAGAGCCGGGCGGTGAAGAAGCCCGTGGAACTGGTCCTCAACAACCCGTTCAGGAAGGGCCTGCAGAAGGACGTCGACGGTCAGCAGGACCCCCCCGCCGGGCCTTCGAGCGCCCAGCAGTCCGACCCGACCGGCGGTCCCATCACCCGCCAGCAGGACGCCCCTGAGACGGGCGGCTCGGTCCTGAAGGTCTCCAATAATTTTGTGCTCCACACGTGTGACGTCTGCGGCCGAGCCTTTGGCAAAAAGGTATACCTGGAGTCTCATAGGCGGACCCACAAGACGACCGGCACGCTAAAGCCGCCCGAGGAGAGTAGGAAGAAGGGGCGCAGTACACGATCGAAGTTGTTCCTCTG A